The following coding sequences are from one Apus apus isolate bApuApu2 chromosome 10, bApuApu2.pri.cur, whole genome shotgun sequence window:
- the POLG gene encoding DNA polymerase subunit gamma-1, which produces MVRERHPRPDGPGPMGTGPVLPGAAGPQRLLAARMGTAPWHGRASLVSVRSHIPGQKSHYWRQGACAHLSGTLHLLTATRPPLGTASRTLSWLHRRRNVPCARGGARGGTAAPPEAPPGAPRWLRPSAQAREGSGSGRPEGAACPGGASAERGEMRRWLWRRSVSPAAPGAKPRRCTSSSSARRPLPQGPGQEPAKGQQRVNPLNIQMLSRTLHEQIFRGAQAQYSEAQIQRSVEHLQHHDLWGKETSTLPDVDLQLPRMYGDNIDEHFRLLAQKQSLPYLEAANELLQCELPPMPAEWAWQLGWTRYGPEGQAEAISFPKERAVVLDVEVCVADGHCPTLAVAVSPHAWYSWCSKRLLKQRYSWSSHLTLADLIPLESPAGASCASSQEWPERVVVGHNVAFDRAFIKEQYLIQGSKMRFLDTMSMHMAISGLTGFQRSLWMAAKQGKRKGLQQVKEHMKKTRTKTEGPAITSWDWVHVSSINNLADVHALYVGGEPLEKEARELFVKGTMADIRSHFQDLMSYCARDVQATHEVFQEQLPLFMERCPHPVTFAGMLEMGVSYLPVNGNWKRYLDDAQDIYEELQKEMKKSLMNLANDACQLLHEDRYKDDPWLWDLEWDTQEFKQKKNPRKKKKDQDGNSKVSAVVAGTDESMQEWQEDPGPPSEEEERKAPASQVCLERLKETVTLQPKRLQHLPGHPGWYRKLCPRLEDVGWVPGPSLISLQMRVTPKLMRLAWDGFPLHYSDKHGWGYLVPGRQDNLLAAPSEAEGPSCPHRVIEYLYRQHCLEKGKEQPAGLEAAVEHELLVMDSSTMWQEVEELSQLEVDVEEKMGRTDQDLEQEELDEHFELMQDAKSQPSHHHGNGPYNDVNVPGCWFFKLPHKDGNENNVGSPFAKDFLPRMEDGTLRAAVGRTHGTRALEINKMISFWRNAHKRISSQMVVWLKKGELPRVVTRHPDYNEEDSYGAILPQVVTAGTITRRAVEPTWLTASNARADRVGSELKAMVQVPPGYSLVGADVDSQELWIAAILGEAHFAGMHGCTAFGWMTLQGKKSNATDLHSKTAATVGISREHAKVFNYGRIYGAGQPFAERLLMQFNHRLTPQQAREKAQQMYAVTKGIRRFHLSEEGEWLVKKLDLAVDRAEDGTVSAQDVQRLQREAVKRSQRKTKMKWNVVENRVWVGGTESEMFNKLESIALSPTPQTPVLGCHISRALEPAVAKGEFLTSRVNWVVQSSAVDYLHLMLVAMKWLFEEFDINGRFCISIHDEVRYLVQQQDRYRAALALQITNLLTRCMFAYKLGLQDLPQSVAFFSAVDVDQCLRKEVTMNCVTPSNPTGMEKKYGIPQGEALDIYQLIEITKGSLEKK; this is translated from the exons ATGGTCCGGGAGCGGCACCCGCGCCCCGACGGCCCCGGCCCCATGGGAACCGGCCCGGTGCtgccgggagcggcggggccgcaGCGCCTCCTGGCGGCTCGGATGGGCACTGCACCCTGGCACGGCAGGGCCAGCTTGGTCTCTGTCAGGAGCCACATTCCCGGCCAGAAGAGCCACTACTGGCGGCAAGGAGCCTGCGCCCACCTGTCCGGAACCCTGCACCTCCTTACC GCCACGCGGCCGCCGCTAGGAACAGCCTCCCGCACACTCTCCTGGCTTCACCGCAGGCGGAACGTGCCATGTGCGCgcgggggggcgcggggcgggacCGCAGCGCCGCCGGAAGCTCCGCCGGGCGCCCCGCGGTGGCTCCGCCCTTCGGCCCAGGCCCGGGAAGGAAGTGG ctccgGCCGCCCGGAGGGAGCAGCCTGTCCTGGAGGGGCCTCCGCAGAGCGGGGCGAGATGCGGCGCTGGCTCTGGAGGAGGTCGGtgagccccgcagccccgggcgcCAAGCCCCGGCGAtgcacctccagctcctctgcccgCCGCCCGCTGCCCCAGGGCCCGGGCCAGGAGCCGGCCAAGGGCCAGCAGCGCGTGAACCCCCTCAACATCCAGATGCTGTCCAGGACCCTCCACGAGCAGATCTTCCGGGGGGCCCAGGCACAATACTCGGAGGCGCAGATCCAGCGGAGCGTGGAGCACCTGCAGCACCACGACCTGTGGGGCAAGGAGACCTCCACGCTGCCCGACGTGGACCTGCAGCTGCCCCGCATGTACGGGGACAACATCGATGAACATTTTCGGCTCCTGGCACAGAAGCAGAGCTTGCCCTACCTGGAGGCAGCCAACGAGCTGCTGCAGTGTGAGCTGCCCCCCATGCCTGCCGAGTGGGcttggcagctgggctggaccCGCTACGGCCCCGAGGGGCAGGCAGAAGCCATCAGCTTTCCCAAGGAGCGGGCGGTGGTGTTGGACGTGGAGGTGTGCGTGGCCGATGGCCACTGCCCAACGCTGGCCGTGGCCGTCTCGCCACACGCCTG GTACTCGTGGTGCAGCAAGCGGCTGCTGAAGCAGCGGTATTCCTGGTCCAGCCACCTCACCCTGGCTGACCTCATTCCCTTGGAGAGCCCAGCAGgtgccagctgtgccagcagccaggAGTGGCCAGAGAGAGTGGTGGTGGGACACAATGTGGCCTTCGACCGGGCATTCATCAAGGAGCAGTACCTCATCCAG ggctccaaGATGCGTTTCCTGGACACCATGAGCATGCACATGGCCATCTCGGGGCTGACGGGCTTCCAGCGCAGCCTCTGGATGGCTGCCAAGCAGGGCAAGAGGAAGGGACTGCAGCAGGTCAAGGAGCACATGAAGAAGACACGCACCAAAACAGAGGGGCCGGCT ATCACCTCGTGGGACTGGGTGCACGTCAGCAGCATCAACAACCTGGCCGACGTGCACGCGCTGTACGTCGGGGGCGAGCCCCTGGAGAAGGAGGCGCGGGAGCTCTTTGTGAAGGGGACCATGGCTGACATCAGGAGTCACTTCCAG GACCTGATGTCATACTGTGCCCGTGATGTCCAGGCCACCCATGAGGTGttccaggagcagctgccacTCTTCATGGAGAG GTGCCCCCACCCTGTGACATTTGCAGGGATGCTGGAGATGGGGGTGTCCTACCTGCCAGTCAATGGAAACTGGAAGAGATACCTGGATGATGCTCAGGACATCTatgaggagctgcagaaggagaTGAAGAAGTCCCTAATGAACCTGGCCAATGAtgcctgccagctgctgcatgAGGACAG GTACAAGGATGACCCCTGGCTGTGGGATCTTGAGTGGGATACGCAGGAGtttaaacagaagaagaatccacggaagaagaagaaggatcAGGATGGGAACAGCAAAGTCTCTGCAGTGGTGGCAGGCACAGATGAGTCCATGCAGGAGTGGCAGGAAG ACCCTGGTCCCCccagtgaggaggaggagcggAAAGCCCCTGCGAGCCAGGTCTGCTTGGAGCGTCTGAAGGAGACTGTCACGCTGCAACCCAAGAGACTCCAGCACCTGCCAGGCCACCCAGG ctggtACCGCAAGCTGTGCCCACGCCTGGAGGATGTGGGGTGGGTGCCAGGACCCAGCCTCATCAGCCTGCAGATGAGGGTGACCCCGAAGCTGATGCGCCTGGCCTGGGATGGCTTCCCCCTCCATTACTCAGATAAGCATGGCTGGGGCTACCTGGTGCCGGGGAGGCAGGACAATTTGCTGGCAGCCCCCTCAGAGGCAGAGGGCCCTTCCTGCCCACACAG GGTGATCGAGTACCTGTacaggcagcactgcctggaGAAGGGCAAGGAACAGCCGGCggggctggaggctgctgtggAGCACGAGCTGCTGGTGATGGACAGCAGCACCATGTGGCAGGAG GTGGAAGAGCTGAGCCAGCTGGAGGTGGATGTGGAGGAGAAAATGGGCAGAACAGATCAGGATCTGGAGCAG GAGGAGTTGGACGAGCATTTCGAACTGATGCAGGATGCAAAGAGCCAGCCCTCACACCACCACGGGAATGGTCCCTACAATGATGTCAATGTCCCTGGGTGCTGGTTCTTCAAGCTGCCTCACAAG GATGGGAATGAGAACAACGTGGGAAGCCCTTTTGCCAAGGATTTCCTGCCCCGGATGGAGGATGGGACCCTGCGAGCTGCCGTGGGCCGCACCCACGGGACCAGAGCCCTGGAGATCAACAAAATGATCTCGTTTTGGAGGAATGCTCACAAGAGGATCAG TTCCCAGATGGTGGTGTGGCTGAAGAAGGGGGAGCTACCTCGCGTGGTCACCAG GCACCCCGACTATAACGAGGAGGACAGTTACGGAGCCATCCTGCCGCAGGTGGTGACCGCGGGCACCATCACCCGCCGGGCGGTGGAGCCCACGTGGCTGACGGCCAGCAATGCCCGG GCCGACCGGGTGGGCAGCGAGTTGAAAGCCATGGTCCAGGTGCCACCTGGCTACTCCCTGGTGGGTGCAGACGTGGATTCCCAGGAGCTCTGGATAGCCGCCATCCTGGGCGAGGCGCACTTTGCCGGCATGCACG GCTGCACGGCCTTCGGGTGGATGACGCTGCAGGGGAAGAAGAGCAACGCCACAGACCTGCACAGCAAGACGGCCGCCACCGTGGGCATCAGCCGGGAACACGCCAAGGTCTTCAACTACGGGCGCATCTACGGGGCCGGGCAGCCCTTTGCTGAGCGGCTGCTGATGCAGTTCAACCACCGGCTGACCCCGCAGCAGGCGCGCGAGAAGGCCCAGCAGATGTACGCTGTCACCAAGGGCATCCGGAG GTTTCATCTCTCCGAGGAGGGCGAGTGGTTGGTGAAGAAGTTGGACCTGGCTGTGGACAGGGCGGAGGATGGAACCGTGTCGGCCCAGGATGTCCAGCGGCTCCAGAGAGAAGCTGTGAAAAG GTCccagaggaagacaaaaatgaaGTGGAATGTGGTGGAGAACAGAGTGTGGGTTGGAGGCACCGAGTCCGAGATGTTCAACAAGCTGGAGAGCATTGCCTTATCCCCCACGCCGCAgacccctgtgctgggctgtcaCATCAGCAGGGCCCTGGAGCCTGCTGTGGCCAAGGGGGAG TTTCTGACCAGCAGAGTGAACTGGGTggtgcagagctcagctgttgACTACCTGCACCTCATGCTGGTCGCCATGAAGTGGCTCTTCGAGGAGTTTGACATCAACGGGCGCTTCTGCATCAGCATCCATGACGAGGTGCGCTACCTGGTCCAGCAGCAGGATCGTTACCgggcagccctggccctgcagaTCACCAACCTCCTGACACG gtgCATGTTTGCTTACAAACTGGGCCTCCAGGATTTGCCACAGTCAGTGGCTTTCTTCAGTGCCGTGGATGTTGACCAGTGCTTAAGGAAGGAGGTCACCATGAACTGTGTGACACCATCAAATCCAACTGGCATGGAGAAGAAATACGGCATCCCTCAGG GAGAAGCACTGGATATATATCAGCTAATTGAAATAACCAAAGGTTCTCTGGAGAAGAAATGA